In the Corynebacterium gerontici genome, one interval contains:
- a CDS encoding DUF4862 family protein, with translation MKHFVVGAYASQPSDLESQREYYDLLAQTGWVDGLEIPYPGQLHQGVLGEMLEGRFTHSVLTAIPGTMVNVWDDPNFGLASPEVSGRAKALEFTSQLRDALEALHQDHGHIVDWVALHSAPTNRATPEAFQESLETLLEWDWCGARIVIEHCDEQSEEHQAEKGFLLLEEELAVAHAAGVHCSLNWGRSAVGSRGDQRPNEHVAEAAESGLLAGVIFSGASPLATEYGPAWIDGHLPLSSDEPASLMTPEQVAKASELAGEVAYLGAKCCVPQHATLQERLGMIENIYLCCT, from the coding sequence ATGAAACACTTTGTCGTTGGCGCTTATGCCTCACAGCCAAGCGATCTTGAAAGTCAGCGGGAATACTACGACCTGCTCGCTCAAACCGGTTGGGTTGATGGTTTAGAAATCCCGTATCCCGGCCAACTTCACCAAGGCGTGCTCGGCGAAATGTTGGAAGGCCGTTTCACGCACAGTGTGCTGACAGCAATTCCGGGCACCATGGTGAATGTGTGGGATGACCCAAACTTCGGCCTCGCTTCTCCCGAGGTCTCCGGCAGAGCCAAAGCGCTAGAGTTCACCTCACAGTTACGTGACGCACTGGAGGCGCTGCACCAGGATCATGGACACATCGTTGATTGGGTGGCGTTACATTCCGCCCCCACGAATCGTGCCACTCCAGAGGCGTTTCAGGAATCGCTTGAAACCCTTTTGGAATGGGACTGGTGCGGTGCCCGTATCGTGATTGAACACTGCGATGAGCAATCCGAAGAACATCAGGCAGAAAAGGGATTCTTGTTGCTCGAAGAAGAACTCGCAGTAGCACATGCCGCGGGCGTGCACTGTTCACTGAACTGGGGACGCTCCGCTGTGGGGTCACGTGGCGATCAGCGCCCGAACGAACACGTCGCCGAGGCCGCGGAAAGTGGACTGCTGGCCGGGGTCATTTTCTCCGGGGCTTCCCCTCTAGCCACCGAGTACGGTCCGGCATGGATTGATGGACACCTGCCACTGAGTAGCGATGAACCGGCATCATTGATGACACCGGAACAAGTAGCGAAGGCCAGCGAGCTGGCTGGTGAAGTGGCGTACCTCGGCGCAAAGTGTTGTGTTCCTCAACATGCCACGCTGCAAGAGCGATTAGGAATGATCGAAAACATTTACCTCTGCTGCACATAG
- the rpsA gene encoding 30S ribosomal protein S1, producing MPTNNVPQVAINDIGSAEDFLAAVDATIKYFNDGDIVEGTVVKVDHDEVLLDIGYKTEGVIPTRELSIKHDVDPDEVVEVGDQIDALVLTKEDKEGRLILSKKRAQYERAWGTIEDLKAKDEPVIGTVIEVVKGGLILDIGLRGFLPASLVEMRRVRDLDPYIGQEIEAKIIELDKQRNNVVLSRRAWLEQTQSEVRSEFLHQLQKGQVRKGVVSSIVNFGAFVDLGGVDGLVHVSELSWKHIDHPSEVVTVGDEVTVEVLDVDLDRERVSLSLKATQEDPWRVFARTHAVGQIVPGKVTKLVPFGAFVRVEEGIEGLVHISELAQRHVEVPDQVVNVGDEAMVKVIDIDLERRRISLSLKQADEDYTEEFDPSKYGMADSYDEQGNYIFPEGFDPETNEWLEGFDEQRQEWEARYAESERRFQLHTAQIERSRAAAAEAAASGEAANYSSASEEAAPAASNETEGGSLASDEQLAALREKLAGN from the coding sequence ATGCCCACCAATAACGTCCCTCAGGTAGCCATCAATGACATTGGCTCCGCTGAGGATTTCCTCGCAGCCGTTGACGCCACCATCAAGTACTTCAATGATGGTGACATCGTCGAAGGCACAGTGGTCAAGGTTGATCACGACGAGGTTCTGCTCGACATCGGATACAAGACCGAAGGTGTTATCCCCACCCGCGAGCTTTCCATCAAGCACGACGTAGACCCCGACGAAGTTGTCGAGGTTGGCGATCAGATCGACGCACTCGTGCTGACCAAGGAAGACAAAGAAGGTCGCCTGATTCTGTCCAAGAAGCGCGCTCAGTACGAGCGTGCCTGGGGCACCATCGAGGACCTCAAGGCCAAGGACGAGCCGGTTATCGGCACCGTCATCGAGGTTGTCAAGGGTGGCCTCATCCTCGACATCGGACTGCGTGGCTTCCTGCCTGCATCCCTCGTTGAAATGCGCCGCGTTCGTGACCTGGATCCCTACATCGGCCAGGAAATCGAAGCCAAGATCATCGAGCTGGACAAGCAGCGCAACAACGTGGTGCTTTCCCGCCGTGCATGGCTCGAGCAGACCCAGTCCGAGGTTCGCTCCGAGTTCCTTCACCAGCTCCAAAAGGGCCAGGTGCGCAAGGGTGTCGTTTCCTCCATCGTCAATTTCGGCGCATTCGTCGATCTCGGCGGTGTGGACGGCCTCGTGCACGTCTCCGAGCTCTCCTGGAAGCACATCGATCACCCCTCTGAGGTTGTCACCGTTGGCGACGAAGTCACCGTTGAGGTGCTCGACGTTGATCTCGACCGCGAGCGCGTATCGCTCTCGCTGAAGGCAACCCAGGAAGATCCTTGGCGCGTATTCGCACGCACCCACGCCGTTGGCCAGATTGTGCCCGGCAAGGTTACGAAGCTCGTTCCCTTCGGCGCCTTCGTTCGCGTTGAAGAAGGCATCGAGGGCCTCGTTCACATCTCCGAGCTGGCTCAGCGCCACGTTGAGGTGCCGGACCAGGTTGTCAATGTCGGTGACGAGGCAATGGTCAAGGTCATCGACATCGACCTTGAGCGTCGTCGCATCTCCCTGTCGCTGAAGCAGGCCGACGAGGACTACACCGAAGAGTTCGATCCTTCCAAGTACGGTATGGCCGACTCCTACGACGAGCAGGGCAACTACATCTTCCCCGAGGGCTTCGACCCGGAGACCAACGAGTGGCTCGAGGGCTTCGACGAGCAGCGCCAGGAGTGGGAGGCTCGCTACGCAGAGTCCGAGCGTCGCTTCCAGCTCCACACCGCTCAGATCGAGCGCTCCCGTGCAGCCGCAGCCGAGGCAGCAGCTTCCGGCGAGGCAGCGAACTACTCTTCCGCTTCCGAGGAAGCAGCACCCGCTGCTTCCAACGAAACTGAGGGTGGCTCCTTGGCTTCCGACGAGCAGCTCGCTGCTCTGCGCGAGAAGCTCGCTGGCAACTAA
- a CDS encoding glucose PTS transporter subunit IIA, protein MASSVKQTSEFILDKVGGADNIVSLTHCATRLRFQLADQSKADQTALDNNPSVLGVVPQGSTGLQVVMGGSVANYYQELQKLTGGETAKSSGKKEYGGARGKYSWLDYGFEVLSDTFRPILWALLGASLIITMLVLADTFGWQDFRAEQQPPTYQFMHAMWRSVFYFLPIMVGATAARKLGANEWVGAAIPAALLTPEFLAMKELPETIVTQSAAGTDVYKVPVFGITMVLNDYGGQVFPPLLAAIGLFWVEKLFKKIIPEAVHMVFVPFFSLLIMIPLTAFLLGPIGIYAGVGISNFLSAVNNFSPLLLAIVVPLLYPFLVPLGLHWPLNVIMIQNIATLGYDFIQGPMGAWNFACFGVVTGVLVLSIKERNSTMRQVSMGGMMAGLLGGISEPSLYGVLLRFRRSYMALLPGCAIGGLIMGLFDVKAKAFVFTSLLTIPAMEPMGGYAIGLAVAFATSLVLVIVMDYRTKEEKAEILERLAAERADTEAEAIASEAPAAAAPVAGAAAGGVATATKPVKTALEPGALTQITAPLQGKAVALSEVPDPIFAAGKLGQGVAIQPTGSEVVAPADATVLTVQKSGHAVGLRLDSGVDLLVHVGIDTVQLNGEGFTVHVEKKQHVKAGEKLISFDPSFIESKGYNTITPVLVTNTPKFEAVQGATADNADANTVVITTKAKEA, encoded by the coding sequence ATGGCGTCTTCTGTGAAGCAGACTTCAGAGTTCATCCTGGATAAGGTCGGTGGCGCTGATAACATCGTGTCGCTCACTCACTGTGCGACTCGCTTGCGTTTCCAGCTCGCTGACCAGTCCAAGGCTGATCAAACCGCCCTCGATAACAACCCATCCGTCCTTGGTGTCGTACCCCAAGGTTCCACCGGCCTCCAGGTGGTCATGGGTGGATCAGTGGCAAATTACTACCAGGAGCTTCAGAAGCTCACCGGTGGCGAAACAGCCAAGTCTTCGGGCAAGAAGGAATACGGCGGGGCACGCGGTAAGTACTCCTGGCTCGATTATGGCTTCGAAGTGCTATCTGATACTTTCCGCCCGATCCTCTGGGCCCTGCTCGGTGCATCGCTGATTATCACCATGCTGGTGCTGGCTGACACTTTCGGTTGGCAAGATTTCCGCGCAGAACAGCAGCCACCGACGTACCAGTTCATGCACGCCATGTGGCGTTCCGTGTTTTACTTCCTGCCCATCATGGTTGGCGCAACCGCTGCTCGTAAGCTCGGCGCTAACGAGTGGGTTGGGGCAGCGATTCCTGCAGCACTTCTGACCCCGGAGTTCCTGGCTATGAAGGAGCTTCCAGAGACCATCGTTACGCAGTCCGCTGCCGGTACTGATGTGTACAAGGTGCCGGTATTCGGTATCACCATGGTGCTCAATGATTACGGCGGACAGGTATTCCCGCCGCTGTTGGCAGCTATCGGTCTGTTCTGGGTTGAGAAGTTGTTTAAGAAGATCATCCCTGAAGCGGTGCACATGGTGTTCGTGCCATTCTTCTCGCTGCTCATCATGATCCCGCTGACCGCATTCCTGCTTGGCCCCATCGGTATCTATGCAGGCGTCGGAATCTCCAATTTCCTCTCTGCGGTTAATAACTTCAGCCCGTTGCTCTTGGCAATTGTGGTGCCATTGCTGTATCCATTCCTCGTGCCGCTTGGTCTGCACTGGCCGTTGAACGTCATCATGATTCAGAACATCGCAACCTTGGGTTACGACTTCATTCAGGGCCCGATGGGTGCATGGAACTTCGCCTGCTTCGGCGTTGTGACTGGTGTGTTGGTGCTCTCCATCAAGGAACGCAACTCCACCATGCGCCAGGTTTCCATGGGTGGCATGATGGCGGGTCTGCTCGGCGGTATTTCTGAGCCTTCCCTCTACGGTGTGCTGTTGCGCTTCCGTCGCTCCTACATGGCGCTGCTGCCAGGCTGTGCCATCGGTGGCTTGATCATGGGTCTGTTCGATGTGAAGGCAAAGGCCTTCGTGTTCACCTCGCTGCTGACCATCCCCGCTATGGAGCCAATGGGCGGTTACGCCATCGGGCTGGCGGTCGCGTTCGCTACTTCTTTGGTGCTGGTTATCGTCATGGATTACCGCACCAAAGAGGAAAAGGCTGAAATCCTTGAGCGTCTCGCCGCAGAGCGTGCTGACACAGAGGCTGAGGCAATCGCTTCTGAGGCTCCCGCCGCTGCTGCACCAGTAGCCGGTGCTGCCGCTGGTGGCGTAGCCACCGCAACCAAGCCAGTGAAGACTGCTCTCGAACCCGGTGCACTCACTCAGATCACCGCTCCGCTGCAGGGTAAGGCCGTCGCTCTTTCTGAGGTACCGGACCCAATTTTTGCAGCCGGCAAGCTTGGCCAGGGTGTGGCAATTCAGCCCACCGGCAGCGAGGTCGTCGCACCTGCCGACGCCACCGTGCTGACGGTACAGAAGTCCGGTCACGCTGTTGGTCTGCGACTGGATTCCGGTGTGGATCTCCTGGTTCACGTCGGCATCGACACCGTGCAGCTCAACGGTGAAGGCTTCACCGTCCACGTGGAAAAGAAGCAACACGTCAAGGCTGGTGAAAAGCTCATCAGCTTCGATCCCTCCTTCATCGAATCCAAGGGTTATAACACCATCACGCCTGTGCTGGTGACCAACACCCCGAAGTTTGAGGCGGTTCAAGGTGCTACCGCTGACAATGCCGACGCCAATACCGTGGTGATCACCACGAAGGCGAAGGAAGCATAA
- the coaE gene encoding dephospho-CoA kinase (Dephospho-CoA kinase (CoaE) performs the final step in coenzyme A biosynthesis.) has product MKIGLTGGIGSGKSTVARLMAARGARIVDADHIARDIVKPGSAVLRQLATTFGEDIINDDGSLKRQELARRAFVSEESTQRLNAITHPAIANEIRRALQQDGTVVLDHPLLLETASDALVDYVVVVDVPAGQRVRRLVDQRGLDAEDAKARIARQMGDEERRQRADYLIDNSGDLPALERQVEQVWEELHALQ; this is encoded by the coding sequence ATGAAGATTGGTTTGACTGGAGGGATCGGCAGCGGAAAGAGCACCGTCGCACGGTTGATGGCTGCGCGAGGGGCACGGATTGTTGATGCGGATCACATTGCCCGTGACATTGTTAAACCCGGCAGCGCGGTTCTGCGGCAGCTAGCAACAACCTTTGGCGAGGACATCATCAATGATGACGGCAGTTTGAAGCGCCAAGAACTGGCAAGACGAGCCTTTGTGAGTGAAGAGAGCACACAACGGCTCAACGCAATCACGCACCCTGCTATAGCGAATGAAATCCGCCGGGCCTTGCAGCAAGATGGTACCGTGGTGCTTGACCATCCGCTCTTGCTTGAAACTGCTTCAGATGCGTTGGTGGACTACGTCGTGGTGGTAGATGTACCGGCAGGTCAGCGAGTGCGCCGGTTGGTGGACCAGCGGGGATTGGACGCCGAAGATGCCAAAGCTCGGATCGCCCGACAGATGGGGGACGAGGAACGCCGACAAAGAGCGGATTACCTCATTGACAATTCGGGTGACCTGCCCGCGTTGGAGCGTCAAGTGGAGCAGGTCTGGGAGGAGCTACACGCGCTACAGTAG
- a CDS encoding sialidase family protein produces the protein MSTHSSMLHFSSPVPHTIPANALGSLRDCLEGTLTLQFRSSIDGALLSIHGDAGHLSLNITGGRIDGHLRIGHVHRHLDAEDTLGLDDSKLHTLGLVADQQGLALYIDGYAAFHTTPIGWFKELQVSEIRIDPAEIMEVQSLELHSEALRTAQMVAKASAAVPFVEFAASHLSPRDARRCGELQSGAWRARFRSRGLGQGGTIIEARGEQGTLTLELLDGGLRYIARDHTSTLASVHAPGQWDDGEWHDVVLVSGRGALVLYVDGYQVALEPGACFFGDVAPITAVTVGMNLEQSRLFGEAQTAAIFDSVLSDAQVKRLAGVSPIETRALFDTGFHGSKSYRIPSLLKLDSGVILAGADRRVSIANDSPNDIDFVMRRSLDDGRTWEAMQTLIEYPGEGRLGASVIDSVLVQDRDSGKVLVVIDHFPGGIGQPNCEVGTGFNESGEMLLHDRQGEQYVLKGEGGVEKLDGTPTNFRVDAQGNVDAGGSPAGNIYLAYGADSAESLFSHRSAYVQVITSDDEGASWSAPVDITAQIKEPWMRFIGTSPGNGIQLRHGKHAGRILVPAYFNHEEGKTFSCCAIFTDDAGQTWRRGASPNDNRDLFGKQIHSRNLSDDRGSLHESVLVEDGEGRVHVYMRNQHPSGRVGHAVSEDGGETWGEVDYAEQLTEIFSQPNAISIDAEGNKALVFANASQMLPFRGCGVLRLSFDEGQTWPHNRVFQPRHYVYQCMTQLADGDIGLLWERETQGLYFSRIPLAWLQGSRQTLA, from the coding sequence GTGAGTACACATTCATCAATGCTGCACTTCAGCAGCCCAGTGCCGCACACCATCCCAGCAAACGCTCTCGGATCACTGCGCGATTGCCTCGAGGGCACATTGACCCTCCAGTTCCGATCCAGCATCGACGGAGCATTGCTCAGCATTCACGGCGACGCCGGGCACCTCAGCTTGAACATCACGGGCGGCCGAATTGACGGTCATTTGCGTATTGGTCACGTCCACAGACATCTGGATGCTGAAGACACACTCGGGCTTGACGACTCAAAGCTCCACACCCTCGGCCTCGTTGCCGACCAGCAGGGGCTCGCCCTGTACATCGACGGATATGCGGCGTTTCACACCACCCCAATCGGCTGGTTCAAGGAACTACAGGTCTCCGAGATCCGCATTGATCCCGCAGAGATCATGGAAGTTCAATCGCTCGAGTTGCACAGCGAAGCACTCCGCACCGCCCAAATGGTGGCAAAGGCATCCGCTGCAGTCCCGTTCGTTGAATTCGCTGCATCACACCTTTCCCCGAGAGACGCTCGCCGCTGTGGCGAACTGCAATCCGGAGCCTGGCGGGCACGCTTCCGCTCCCGCGGGCTCGGCCAGGGCGGCACCATCATTGAGGCACGCGGCGAGCAAGGCACTCTCACCCTTGAGCTTCTCGACGGAGGCCTGCGCTACATCGCCCGTGATCACACCAGTACGCTGGCGAGCGTACATGCGCCCGGGCAATGGGACGACGGTGAATGGCACGACGTTGTCCTTGTGTCCGGACGCGGAGCACTCGTGCTCTACGTGGACGGCTATCAAGTAGCACTTGAACCCGGTGCCTGCTTCTTCGGTGACGTCGCCCCAATCACTGCGGTTACCGTTGGTATGAATCTTGAACAGTCACGGCTATTTGGTGAGGCGCAAACTGCCGCGATCTTTGACTCAGTTCTTAGCGATGCTCAAGTCAAGCGTCTCGCAGGCGTGAGCCCAATCGAAACGAGGGCGCTGTTCGATACCGGCTTTCACGGTTCCAAAAGTTACAGAATCCCCTCGCTGCTCAAGCTCGATTCCGGAGTGATCCTCGCTGGCGCTGACCGACGAGTAAGCATCGCCAATGACAGCCCAAATGACATTGACTTCGTCATGCGCCGCAGCCTGGACGACGGACGCACATGGGAAGCGATGCAGACACTGATCGAATACCCCGGCGAAGGCCGCCTCGGGGCCAGTGTGATCGATTCCGTCCTGGTTCAAGACCGAGACAGCGGAAAGGTGCTGGTGGTGATCGACCACTTCCCCGGCGGAATCGGCCAGCCAAACTGCGAAGTTGGCACCGGCTTCAACGAGTCCGGGGAAATGCTGCTGCATGATCGCCAAGGAGAACAGTATGTGTTGAAGGGCGAAGGGGGCGTCGAAAAGCTTGACGGCACACCCACCAATTTTCGTGTCGATGCCCAAGGCAACGTCGATGCTGGGGGATCACCTGCCGGCAATATTTATCTCGCCTATGGTGCGGACTCCGCAGAAAGTCTATTCAGCCACCGAAGCGCGTATGTGCAGGTGATCACCAGCGACGACGAAGGAGCAAGTTGGTCAGCTCCCGTGGATATCACCGCACAAATTAAGGAACCGTGGATGCGCTTCATCGGGACCTCACCGGGCAATGGCATCCAATTGCGTCACGGCAAGCACGCAGGGCGCATCCTGGTACCGGCGTATTTCAATCACGAAGAGGGCAAAACCTTCTCCTGCTGCGCCATTTTCACCGACGATGCGGGGCAAACCTGGCGGCGTGGTGCCTCCCCAAATGACAATCGCGACTTGTTCGGCAAGCAAATCCACTCGCGCAACCTCAGCGATGATCGCGGTTCACTGCATGAATCGGTGCTCGTTGAGGACGGCGAAGGCCGCGTGCACGTCTACATGCGCAACCAGCACCCCTCCGGCAGGGTTGGACATGCTGTGTCCGAGGACGGCGGTGAGACCTGGGGTGAAGTGGACTATGCAGAACAGCTCACGGAGATTTTCTCCCAGCCCAACGCCATTTCCATCGATGCGGAAGGTAATAAGGCCCTGGTGTTCGCGAATGCCTCGCAGATGCTGCCCTTCCGCGGATGCGGCGTGCTCCGACTCAGCTTCGATGAAGGGCAGACCTGGCCGCACAATCGGGTATTCCAACCTCGCCACTACGTCTATCAATGCATGACTCAGCTTGCGGATGGTGACATCGGTTTGCTGTGGGAACGCGAAACACAAGGGCTGTATTTCAGCCGCATCCCCCTGGCGTGGCTGCAAGGTTCGCGCCAGACCCTCGCTTAG
- a CDS encoding MFS transporter: MNARTAADAANQPWYKQLSKEKWKAFFAAWLGVLLDGYDFVLISFALPAIRDAFGLSLVQSAALVSAAFISRWLGGLVLGAMADKLGRKPAMVASIVLFAAGSILMAFSPGFWLLFICRLVIGFAMAGEYSSSATYIIESWPRHMRNKASGFLLSGFAFGVILAAQVDKYLVSWVESWHPGWGWRALFLTGIVPIVVAIYMRRSLPEADDWEERQQSKEAQHDMLAVLFGGSRRALNVVLVVLAALFLLLIFSRLVGAAVIVPLSVLCAGIFIFFVYQFDPKRWVIGVAIMVTIFASFMYTWPIQGLLPTYLKDVGMDPDTVANVITFAGFGNAAGYILAGFAGDRFGMRRWYAISIIISQTIVFPLFMQNGELVALVAVLLFVNQMFGQGISGLLPKWVASYFPIERRAAGLGFCYNVGALGGAVGPVLGAALAGGSLGFGGALAVLSVGFAGLVVLSIGLNLPRALQKLVDVSAVRPEDGNDEIIARA; encoded by the coding sequence ATGAACGCTCGCACGGCAGCGGATGCCGCCAACCAACCCTGGTATAAGCAACTGAGCAAAGAAAAGTGGAAGGCCTTCTTTGCAGCCTGGCTCGGTGTGTTGCTCGACGGCTACGATTTCGTGCTCATCTCCTTTGCACTGCCAGCCATCCGAGACGCCTTCGGATTGAGCCTGGTGCAGTCAGCCGCGCTGGTTTCCGCCGCTTTCATTTCTCGTTGGCTCGGCGGATTGGTGCTCGGTGCTATGGCCGACAAGTTGGGACGCAAACCTGCGATGGTCGCCTCGATCGTTCTGTTCGCGGCCGGCTCAATCCTCATGGCGTTTTCTCCGGGATTTTGGTTGCTCTTCATTTGCCGCCTGGTGATCGGCTTTGCCATGGCAGGCGAGTATTCTTCCTCGGCGACCTACATCATCGAATCTTGGCCGAGGCACATGCGCAATAAGGCCTCCGGCTTTCTACTCTCCGGTTTCGCCTTCGGTGTGATTCTGGCTGCCCAGGTGGACAAGTACTTGGTGTCGTGGGTAGAAAGCTGGCACCCCGGTTGGGGCTGGCGCGCATTGTTCCTCACGGGCATCGTGCCCATCGTGGTGGCCATTTACATGCGACGCTCCCTGCCGGAGGCCGACGATTGGGAAGAGCGACAGCAGAGCAAAGAAGCACAGCACGATATGCTCGCCGTTCTTTTCGGCGGTTCGCGTCGCGCCTTGAACGTCGTGTTGGTGGTGCTGGCCGCGTTGTTCCTGCTGCTCATTTTCTCCCGCCTAGTGGGCGCCGCAGTCATTGTGCCGCTGAGCGTGCTCTGCGCCGGCATCTTCATCTTCTTCGTGTATCAGTTTGATCCGAAGCGCTGGGTCATTGGCGTGGCCATAATGGTAACGATCTTTGCCTCCTTCATGTACACCTGGCCCATCCAGGGTCTGCTGCCTACCTATCTCAAAGACGTAGGCATGGATCCGGACACGGTTGCGAACGTGATCACTTTCGCAGGTTTCGGCAATGCGGCTGGCTATATCCTCGCCGGTTTCGCGGGCGATCGCTTCGGTATGCGTCGTTGGTATGCCATCTCCATCATCATCTCCCAAACCATCGTGTTCCCCCTGTTCATGCAAAATGGCGAGCTCGTTGCGCTGGTGGCGGTGTTGCTCTTTGTGAACCAGATGTTCGGTCAAGGCATCTCTGGACTGCTGCCGAAGTGGGTGGCATCCTACTTCCCCATCGAGCGACGCGCCGCTGGGCTGGGGTTCTGCTACAACGTCGGTGCGCTCGGCGGTGCTGTCGGCCCCGTGCTTGGCGCTGCTCTTGCCGGTGGCTCCTTGGGCTTTGGTGGAGCGTTGGCGGTTCTCTCTGTCGGATTTGCGGGATTAGTGGTCTTGTCAATCGGCCTAAATCTTCCCCGCGCGTTACAAAAGCTTGTCGACGTCTCCGCGGTTCGCCCCGAGGACGGCAACGATGAAATCATCGCGAGGGCATAA
- the uvrB gene encoding excinuclease ABC subunit UvrB has protein sequence MAFASEHPEKINADLSDFRPVEEVERSDGQFEVVSEYQPAGDQPTAIAELDERLNRGERDVVLLGATGTGKSATAAWLIEKQQRPTLVMAPNKTLAAQLANELRQLLPNNAVEYFVSYYDYYQPEAYIAQTDTYIEKDSSINDDVERLRHRATSSLLSRRDVVVVSSVSCIYGLGTPQSYLDRSVMLRVGEEVERDRFLRLLVDIQYARNDVGFTRGAFRVKGDVVDIIPAYEELAVRVEFFGDEVDALYYIHPLTGDVVRQVEEVRIFPATHYVAGPERMEKAVADIKEELAERLEDLENRGKLLEAQRLRMRTEYDLEMIEQVGFCSGIENYSRHLDGRAAGTAPATLLDYFPEDFLTIIDESHVTVPQIGGMFEGDMSRKRNLVEFGFRLPSALDNRPLTWEEFEARVGQTVYLSATPGDYEMAAAGGEFVEQVIRPTGLLDPKVDVRPTKGQIDDLIYEIRERTAKQERILVTTLTKKMAEDLTDYLLENDIKVRYLHSDIDTLQRVELLRQLRLGEYDVLVGINLLREGLDLPEVSLVAILDADKEGFLRSTRSLVQTIGRAARNVSGEVIMYADKITESMQYAIDETERRREKQIAYNKEHGIDPQPLRKKIADILDQVAESKGEEAPSATSDALVAEQRDISNMPTEQVSKLIDELTAEMGAAARELKFELAGRLRDEIAELKKELRGLQDAGM, from the coding sequence ATGGCTTTTGCTTCTGAGCACCCCGAAAAAATCAACGCTGACCTCTCCGACTTTCGCCCTGTAGAAGAGGTAGAGCGCAGCGATGGCCAATTCGAGGTCGTGTCCGAATACCAGCCCGCCGGTGACCAGCCCACCGCGATCGCGGAGCTGGATGAGCGCCTGAACAGGGGCGAGCGCGACGTGGTTCTGCTGGGTGCCACCGGTACCGGTAAGTCCGCCACTGCCGCCTGGCTGATTGAAAAGCAACAGCGACCAACCTTGGTGATGGCGCCCAACAAGACGCTGGCTGCGCAGCTTGCCAACGAACTACGCCAACTGTTGCCCAACAATGCGGTGGAGTACTTCGTCAGTTACTACGACTACTACCAGCCCGAGGCTTATATCGCGCAGACGGACACCTACATTGAGAAGGACTCCTCAATCAACGACGATGTCGAGCGCCTTCGCCACCGCGCCACCAGTTCGCTGCTATCCCGCCGCGATGTGGTGGTGGTGAGTTCGGTCTCCTGCATTTATGGCCTGGGCACCCCGCAGAGTTATCTGGACCGATCCGTGATGCTGCGAGTGGGGGAGGAAGTGGAGCGTGATCGCTTCTTGCGCCTCCTCGTCGATATTCAATACGCGCGCAATGACGTGGGCTTTACTCGCGGTGCCTTCCGCGTCAAGGGTGACGTGGTGGACATCATCCCCGCCTACGAGGAGCTGGCGGTGCGCGTGGAATTCTTCGGCGATGAGGTGGACGCGCTCTACTACATCCACCCGCTCACCGGCGACGTCGTGCGGCAGGTGGAAGAGGTTCGCATCTTTCCCGCAACCCACTACGTGGCAGGCCCCGAGCGCATGGAAAAGGCCGTTGCCGATATCAAGGAAGAATTAGCTGAGCGCCTGGAAGATCTGGAAAACCGCGGCAAGTTGCTCGAAGCGCAGCGCCTGCGCATGCGCACCGAATATGATCTCGAGATGATCGAGCAAGTGGGCTTTTGTTCCGGTATCGAGAACTACTCACGCCACCTGGATGGCCGCGCCGCGGGTACCGCTCCGGCCACGCTCCTGGACTATTTTCCGGAAGATTTCCTCACCATTATCGACGAATCGCACGTCACCGTCCCGCAAATTGGCGGCATGTTTGAGGGCGATATGTCGCGCAAGCGCAACCTGGTGGAATTCGGTTTCCGCCTACCCTCGGCCTTGGACAACCGGCCGTTGACTTGGGAAGAATTTGAGGCGCGGGTTGGGCAGACCGTCTACCTCTCCGCCACCCCAGGTGATTATGAAATGGCCGCGGCCGGGGGCGAATTCGTCGAGCAGGTTATTCGCCCCACCGGGCTTCTTGATCCCAAAGTCGATGTTCGCCCAACCAAGGGACAGATCGACGATCTCATCTACGAGATTAGAGAACGCACCGCAAAGCAGGAGCGCATCTTGGTCACCACCTTGACCAAAAAAATGGCTGAAGATCTCACCGATTATCTCTTGGAAAACGACATCAAGGTGCGCTACCTCCACTCCGATATTGACACGCTCCAGCGAGTGGAATTGCTGCGCCAATTGCGCCTGGGCGAGTACGACGTATTGGTGGGTATTAACCTCTTGCGCGAGGGTTTGGATTTGCCCGAGGTCTCGCTGGTGGCCATCCTCGACGCAGACAAAGAGGGCTTCCTCCGGTCTACCCGCTCTCTCGTGCAGACAATTGGCCGTGCTGCACGTAACGTCTCTGGCGAGGTGATCATGTACGCCGACAAGATCACCGAATCCATGCAGTACGCGATCGACGAAACCGAGCGGCGCCGCGAGAAGCAAATCGCCTACAACAAAGAGCACGGCATCGATCCGCAGCCGCTGCGCAAGAAGATCGCCGACATCCTCGACCAAGTGGCCGAATCCAAAGGTGAGGAGGCTCCCAGCGCAACGAGCGACGCACTGGTTGCCGAACAACGCGACATCTCCAATATGCCTACGGAGCAGGTTTCCAAGCTTATCGACGAGCTCACGGCCGAAATGGGTGCCGCAGCTAGGGAGTTGAAGTTTGAGCTTGCCGGTCGCCTGCGAGATGAGATCGCCGAACTGAAAAAGGAACTTCGCGGCCTCCAGGATGCCGGTATGTAG